The Oncorhynchus nerka isolate Pitt River linkage group LG9a, Oner_Uvic_2.0, whole genome shotgun sequence genome has a segment encoding these proteins:
- the LOC115134288 gene encoding transcriptional repressor CTCF-like isoform X1, which translates to MKYSFLVQLLPMDGGPTDVVVEAKDFTYEGEEVVADLLQQAAEGVMDQQPEGVAGLDTQQLVEGVNVEMMVMDSLDPALLQLKTEVMDAPVATAHEATVTTVDETQIITLQVVNMDEQQLGGLGELQLVQVPVSAVPVTQATVEALQGTFVDTTAMPKDGNPVICHTLPLPEGFQVVKVGANGEVETVEQDELQHQEEQQVQPEEEEEELHCEPQPEEPQWAKDPDYQPPAKKTIKKAKKSTLRYNTEGDKDNMDVSVYDFEEEQQEGMLSEVNAEKVVGNMKPPKPTKIKKKGVKKTFQCELCSYTCPRRSNLDRHMKSHTDERPHKCHLCGRAFRTVTLLRNHLNTHTGTRPHKCQDCDMAFVTSGELVRHRRYKHTHEKPFKCSMCDYASVEVSKLKRHIRSHTGERPFQCSLCSYASRDTYKLKRHMRTHSGEKPYECYICHARFTQSGTMKMHILQKHTENVAKFHCPHCDTVIARKSDLGVHLRKQHSFIEQGRKCRYCDAVFHERYALIQHQKSHKNEKRFKCDQCDYCCRQERHMLMHRRTHTGEKPYACSQCEKTFRQKQLLDMHFRRYHDPNFVPTAFVCTKCGKAFTRRNTMARHAENCNGDPSEGENGSPPKRGRGGRKRKMRSRKDEDDDDDDDDSEDNADPELDDIDEEDEEAEAELLEEEEEEEMMELEQAPPTKPIPAPVEPPVKRKRGRPPKNIPKPSPPAKASKAAPKGKAASAAAVIQVEDENTGAIENIIVKKEQEAEQAAPEVVVEQPEEAGVETVELPVADAAPNGDLTPEMILSMMDR; encoded by the exons ATGAAGTATTCCTTTCTAGTGCAG TTGTTACCGATGGACGGAGGACCAAcagatgttgtggttgaggccAAGGACTTCACCtatgagggggaggaggtggtggcAGACCTGCTCCAGCAAGCAGCAGAAGGGGTGATGGACCAGCAGCCAGAGGGAGTTGCTGGTCTGGATACCCAGCAGCTGGTGgagggagtcaatgtggagatgaTGGTAATGGACTCCCTGGACCCGGCCCTGCTGCAGTTGAAGACTGAGGTGATGGATGCCCCTGTGGCTACAGCCCACGAGGCCACGGTCACCACAGTGGATGAGACCCAGATCATCACTCTGCAGGTTGTCAACATGGATGAGCAGCAGCTGGGAGGCCTCGGGGAGCTACAGCTGGTCCaggtccctgtctctgctgtccCTGTCACCCAGGCCACTGTAGAGGCGCTACAGGGTACCTTCGTGGACACCACGGCCATGCCCAAAGACGGAAACCCTGTTATCTGCCACACCCTGCCCCTGCCAGAGGGATTCCAG GTGGTGAAGGTGGGTGCGAATGGTGAGGTGGAAACAGTGGAGCAGGATGAGCTTCAGCACCAAGAGGAACAGCAGGTCcagcctgaggaggaggaggaggagctgcacTGTGAGCCCCAGCCTGAAGAACCACAATGGGCCAAGGACCCCGACTACCAGCCCCCAGCCAAGAAGACCATCAAGAAGGCAAAAAAGAGCACGCTGCGCTACAACACAGAGGGGGATAAAGACAACATGGACGTGTCTGTGTATGATTTTGAGGAGGAGCAGCAGGAAGGGATGCTCTCTGAGGTCAACGCAGAGAAGGTGGTGGGCAACATGAAACCCCCCAAACCCACCAAAATTAAGAAGAAGG GTGTGAAGAAAACATTCCAGTGTGAGCTGTGTAGCTACACCTGTCCCCGCCGCTCCAACTTGGACCGACACATGAAAAGCCACACAGATGAGAGGCCCCACAAGTGCCATCTGTGTGGAAGGGCCTTCAGGACTGTTACCCTGCTAAGGaaccacctcaacacacacacag GTACCAGACCACACAAGTGTCAAGATTGTGACATGGCCTTCGTGACCAGTGGAGAGTTGGTCCGACATCGTCGCTACAAGCACACTCATGAGAAACCCTTCAAGTGCTCCATGTGTGACTATGCCAGTGTAGAGGTGAGCAAGCTAAAGCGGCACATCCGTTCCCACACTGGGGAGCGTCCTTTCCAGTGCAGTCTGTGCAGCTACGCCAGCAGAGACACCTACAAGCTGAAGAGACACATGAGGACACACTCGG GAGAGAAGCCGTATGAGTGCTATATTTGCCACGCCCGTTTCACCCAGAGTGGAACCATGAAGATGCACATCCTGCAGAAGCACACAGAGAACGTGGCCAAGTTCCACTGCCCCCACTGTGACACAGTCATCGCCCGAAAGAGTGACCTGG gCGTCCACCTGCGAAAACAGCACTCATTCATTGAGCAGGGCAGGAAATGTCGTTACTGTGATGCTGTGTTCCACGAGCGCTACGCACTCATCCAGCACCAGAAGTCCCACAAGAACGAGAAACGCTTTAAGTGTGACCAGTGTGATTACTGCTGCAGACAG GAGCGCCACATGCTGATGCACAGGCGCacccacacaggagagaagccttacgccTGTAGCCAGTGTGAGAAGACCTTCCGTCAGAAGCAGCTCCTGGACATGCACTTCCGGCGTTACCATGACCCCAACTTTGTGCCCACCGCCTTTGTGTGCACCAAGTGTGGCAAGGCCTTCACCCGCAGG AACACCATGGCCAGACATGCAGAAAACTGTAACGGGGATCCTAGTGAAGGAGAGAACGGATCCCCACCCAAGAGAGGACGAggtgggaggaagaggaagatgcgCTCAAGGAAGGATGAagacgatgatgatgacgatgacgaCAGTG AGGACAATGCTGATCCTGAGCTggatgacattgatgaagaggatgaggaggctgAGGCAGAACtgctggaggaagaggaggaggaggagatgatggAGTTGGAGCAGGCTCCACCCACCAAACCTATTCCTGCCCCTGTAGAGCCACCTGTCAAGAGGAAACGCGGCAGACCTCCCAAGAACATCCCCAAACCCTCCCCTCCCGCCAAAGCCAGCAAGGCTGCCCCCAAAGGCAAGGCTGCTTCAG CTGCAGCCGTCATCCAGGTGGAGGATGAGAATACCGGCGCCATAGAGAACATCATAGTGAAGAAGGAGCAAGAGGCTGAACAGGCTGCCCCAGAGGTGGTGGTGGAGCAACCagaggaggcaggggtggagacggTGGAGCTGCCTGTAGCAGACGCTGCCCCCAACGGAGACCTCACCCCTGAGATGATCCTCAGCATGATGGACCGGTGA
- the LOC115134288 gene encoding transcriptional repressor CTCF-like isoform X2 produces MDGGPTDVVVEAKDFTYEGEEVVADLLQQAAEGVMDQQPEGVAGLDTQQLVEGVNVEMMVMDSLDPALLQLKTEVMDAPVATAHEATVTTVDETQIITLQVVNMDEQQLGGLGELQLVQVPVSAVPVTQATVEALQGTFVDTTAMPKDGNPVICHTLPLPEGFQVVKVGANGEVETVEQDELQHQEEQQVQPEEEEEELHCEPQPEEPQWAKDPDYQPPAKKTIKKAKKSTLRYNTEGDKDNMDVSVYDFEEEQQEGMLSEVNAEKVVGNMKPPKPTKIKKKGVKKTFQCELCSYTCPRRSNLDRHMKSHTDERPHKCHLCGRAFRTVTLLRNHLNTHTGTRPHKCQDCDMAFVTSGELVRHRRYKHTHEKPFKCSMCDYASVEVSKLKRHIRSHTGERPFQCSLCSYASRDTYKLKRHMRTHSGEKPYECYICHARFTQSGTMKMHILQKHTENVAKFHCPHCDTVIARKSDLGVHLRKQHSFIEQGRKCRYCDAVFHERYALIQHQKSHKNEKRFKCDQCDYCCRQERHMLMHRRTHTGEKPYACSQCEKTFRQKQLLDMHFRRYHDPNFVPTAFVCTKCGKAFTRRNTMARHAENCNGDPSEGENGSPPKRGRGGRKRKMRSRKDEDDDDDDDDSEDNADPELDDIDEEDEEAEAELLEEEEEEEMMELEQAPPTKPIPAPVEPPVKRKRGRPPKNIPKPSPPAKASKAAPKGKAASAAAVIQVEDENTGAIENIIVKKEQEAEQAAPEVVVEQPEEAGVETVELPVADAAPNGDLTPEMILSMMDR; encoded by the exons ATGGACGGAGGACCAAcagatgttgtggttgaggccAAGGACTTCACCtatgagggggaggaggtggtggcAGACCTGCTCCAGCAAGCAGCAGAAGGGGTGATGGACCAGCAGCCAGAGGGAGTTGCTGGTCTGGATACCCAGCAGCTGGTGgagggagtcaatgtggagatgaTGGTAATGGACTCCCTGGACCCGGCCCTGCTGCAGTTGAAGACTGAGGTGATGGATGCCCCTGTGGCTACAGCCCACGAGGCCACGGTCACCACAGTGGATGAGACCCAGATCATCACTCTGCAGGTTGTCAACATGGATGAGCAGCAGCTGGGAGGCCTCGGGGAGCTACAGCTGGTCCaggtccctgtctctgctgtccCTGTCACCCAGGCCACTGTAGAGGCGCTACAGGGTACCTTCGTGGACACCACGGCCATGCCCAAAGACGGAAACCCTGTTATCTGCCACACCCTGCCCCTGCCAGAGGGATTCCAG GTGGTGAAGGTGGGTGCGAATGGTGAGGTGGAAACAGTGGAGCAGGATGAGCTTCAGCACCAAGAGGAACAGCAGGTCcagcctgaggaggaggaggaggagctgcacTGTGAGCCCCAGCCTGAAGAACCACAATGGGCCAAGGACCCCGACTACCAGCCCCCAGCCAAGAAGACCATCAAGAAGGCAAAAAAGAGCACGCTGCGCTACAACACAGAGGGGGATAAAGACAACATGGACGTGTCTGTGTATGATTTTGAGGAGGAGCAGCAGGAAGGGATGCTCTCTGAGGTCAACGCAGAGAAGGTGGTGGGCAACATGAAACCCCCCAAACCCACCAAAATTAAGAAGAAGG GTGTGAAGAAAACATTCCAGTGTGAGCTGTGTAGCTACACCTGTCCCCGCCGCTCCAACTTGGACCGACACATGAAAAGCCACACAGATGAGAGGCCCCACAAGTGCCATCTGTGTGGAAGGGCCTTCAGGACTGTTACCCTGCTAAGGaaccacctcaacacacacacag GTACCAGACCACACAAGTGTCAAGATTGTGACATGGCCTTCGTGACCAGTGGAGAGTTGGTCCGACATCGTCGCTACAAGCACACTCATGAGAAACCCTTCAAGTGCTCCATGTGTGACTATGCCAGTGTAGAGGTGAGCAAGCTAAAGCGGCACATCCGTTCCCACACTGGGGAGCGTCCTTTCCAGTGCAGTCTGTGCAGCTACGCCAGCAGAGACACCTACAAGCTGAAGAGACACATGAGGACACACTCGG GAGAGAAGCCGTATGAGTGCTATATTTGCCACGCCCGTTTCACCCAGAGTGGAACCATGAAGATGCACATCCTGCAGAAGCACACAGAGAACGTGGCCAAGTTCCACTGCCCCCACTGTGACACAGTCATCGCCCGAAAGAGTGACCTGG gCGTCCACCTGCGAAAACAGCACTCATTCATTGAGCAGGGCAGGAAATGTCGTTACTGTGATGCTGTGTTCCACGAGCGCTACGCACTCATCCAGCACCAGAAGTCCCACAAGAACGAGAAACGCTTTAAGTGTGACCAGTGTGATTACTGCTGCAGACAG GAGCGCCACATGCTGATGCACAGGCGCacccacacaggagagaagccttacgccTGTAGCCAGTGTGAGAAGACCTTCCGTCAGAAGCAGCTCCTGGACATGCACTTCCGGCGTTACCATGACCCCAACTTTGTGCCCACCGCCTTTGTGTGCACCAAGTGTGGCAAGGCCTTCACCCGCAGG AACACCATGGCCAGACATGCAGAAAACTGTAACGGGGATCCTAGTGAAGGAGAGAACGGATCCCCACCCAAGAGAGGACGAggtgggaggaagaggaagatgcgCTCAAGGAAGGATGAagacgatgatgatgacgatgacgaCAGTG AGGACAATGCTGATCCTGAGCTggatgacattgatgaagaggatgaggaggctgAGGCAGAACtgctggaggaagaggaggaggaggagatgatggAGTTGGAGCAGGCTCCACCCACCAAACCTATTCCTGCCCCTGTAGAGCCACCTGTCAAGAGGAAACGCGGCAGACCTCCCAAGAACATCCCCAAACCCTCCCCTCCCGCCAAAGCCAGCAAGGCTGCCCCCAAAGGCAAGGCTGCTTCAG CTGCAGCCGTCATCCAGGTGGAGGATGAGAATACCGGCGCCATAGAGAACATCATAGTGAAGAAGGAGCAAGAGGCTGAACAGGCTGCCCCAGAGGTGGTGGTGGAGCAACCagaggaggcaggggtggagacggTGGAGCTGCCTGTAGCAGACGCTGCCCCCAACGGAGACCTCACCCCTGAGATGATCCTCAGCATGATGGACCGGTGA